tcacattcaaaaaatttcaccACTTTCTGTCTTTGTGGATAAGTAGGAAGTCACAAATCACAAGCACAAATATAAGCTTTTAGTATTAACGGCCCCCTGAGAGAAGTGACTCTGCAATGGAAGACGTATGAGAAAAAGCCTGGTTCGTAGAAGACGGATAGGACATGAAAAAATCATCGAAACCATCCCCATGTGCAAATGTTAAGCCGGTGGAAGAAAGACCAAGCGATGTTAAGTCTGGAAAAGGAACATCACCTTCTAAGTACTGCACAACTTGGCGCATGCTTGGCCTTGCTGCAGCCTCTGAATGAGAGCACAGCAATCCTAGTTTCAAAACCAACTGTAGTTCCTCTGCTACATAATTTGTACCAAACCTTGGATCCCTTGCCTCCATAATTTCGCCTTGGCTCAAATGAGAAAACACCCAATcaaccaaaattgaattttctgaTGGCCCATTTGCCTGTATTGGTCTTCTTCCACAAGCAACCTCGAGCATAAAGGCCCCAAAAGCAAACACATCGGTGCTTGTTGTGGCCTTGCCACTTCGAGTATGCTCTGGCGCAAGATACCCAAGTGTTCCAACCACATGGGTAGTTTGAGGATCAGTTCCATGGTCATATAATCTTGCAAGACCAAAGTCACCTAATCTACCATTCAGTTCACCATCTAGCAAGACATTACTAGCCTTCACGTCTCTGTGAATGACAACCTGATCCCATCCTTCGTGTAGATAAAACAGCCCCGATGCCACACCTTTTATGACTTGAAATCTCTGGCTCCAACTGAGGGTGACCTGAGGTTGATCAAAGAGGTACTTGTCTAGGCTTCCATTGGACATGTAGTCATACACCAAAAGCAATTCTCCTTTTCTTCGGCAATAGCCCAAGAGTGGTACTAAATTTCTGTGGCGAAGCCGACCTATACTCACAATTTCAGCCACAAATTCTCTCATTCCCTGTCTTGATTCGTGAGAGACCTTCTTCACAGCAATCTCAATTTTGGAGGTACGTAGTACACCTTTATAAACCCTACCAAATCCACCACTACCCAATAGTTCTTTGTCCCTAAATCCTTTTGTGGCAATGTAAAGATCTTTGTATTTGAATCTGTGAGGCCCATAGTCAAGCTCCCAGTCTTCTAGCAATTCTGCaaatttcctcttcctttttatGACAAAAGTTATACCTGAAATTGCTACCAAGACTAAACTAACAAGAATTATAGGCAACCCAATTGTCAAAAGTTTAGATCTCTCCTTACCTCGAGGCAGCTTGGGAAGTTGAGAAAGGACAAGTTCTTGAGCCTTACCATTCATCTTAAAGCTCCAACCCAAAACATAATGGGAAGTAAGGACAGAGCCAGTAGAGGAAGAGAAACCAACATACATGGTTTTGTTAATGATGGGTGAAAGATCACGTGACAAAGACAATAGTGGAATTTTGGGTTTATCAACATTAATTGGAGCTAAAGTGACATTGATTTGCTTCTTGACCCCATCATATTCCACCCAAACTTGCATTGGGTGGCCACTGATAAGGGTCAGATTCATAAAGCCACCACTGTTATCATAGTAACCTGCTGAGGTAGATTTTGTGGAAACCAAGCTATTGAtgttgtaaggacgcgtttcgtggcggaccgtaacagtgtcgggttcgcatgtgaaaaggcccctaacaatatcatttgtagagcgtgggtttggaaggctaggccttggttgataggcggtgggtttttcgcggtgttcgtaccagtttaagttttcctacacccctggagtctttctcctggaggtgggctgggaggctcaggtttctggccatttttcccaaccccctctttggcgcaccttcctttttattatatagtccgtttTGGCTGATCcggaccctccacttgtaggtcaggcaggagcttgtttctgtatccatcccatcagctgtcctgtctaactttctattagttgcatggatcgacgtTCGCACAtcccaaacgtcttttctcattaaccagctctgggtattggcaggtgcatttactgaagggggtcGGACGCACTTTCCCTGGTTcgagttcacaccctgcttccctatgggccccattccgttcacatccctttgagggggctgtttggggattgcctacaccaaggtgttggtcttcctgttgaagctatggaatgccgaggacagggtaagttctcagccgttccccttgctacctcagCCACTGAGCATTTgtcttcggcaaggtacctcctcggcacgggccctgggcccagatagagtttgggccggactgcagaactctcggacccacaGATGTCAACCCCAACATGGTTATCATTGATGTCGTTGAACTCGTGGCTCTGGATCGTATCGAGCTCTATGGCAACTACATGATTGGTGGAATTACCATTGTTGGTCTCATTAAAAAGGCCAAGGTATTGGCTTGGAAGAGATCCCGGAAGCCCTCTCGTTGGAGCAATCACAAAAGCGATCCCATGACCGCTCAGAGTTGGATATTCAGAAACAATGGCAAAGACAAAAGTcgtagagaaagagaaagcaatGTCATTCAATGAGTTCTTGAAGCTTATTGGAGTAGGGTAGAAAGCATGACCCTTTTGCTGTCTGGTGTCATTGGTGAGCTCCAAAAGCCCATTAGAAGTGATTGTGGCTATGCCGTCTAGGCTTAGATTGACTGATCTAAAACCATTGTAAATGAAGTTGGTATCTAGGGAGGCTACAACGCTTATCAGGAGAGGCAGCAGTATTACAAGCTTGGAAAACATGGCTATTTGCATACacatttcttcttttcattctaAGAAATGCAGGGTTGGTTTACATACATCATGTTGAGGAGAACATCATATGTAAATGTAATATGTATTCATACCTAAAGTCTAGCACCCACAATTCATGGGTCACCCGGCAGGCCCGCACCCGTCACCCAAGTTTCCAAGTAAACGATTTTGACTTTGAAGGAATCTCACATTTTCCATGAAAGTCAGGCTTCCGCTTATTaatcattatttatatataaaccaCGCAAATTGTTATGTCTTATCTTTTATGGATGAgatacacttttttattttctttataacaAGCCGGGGAGTTTCCTTTAAATGGATGAGAAGTTTCAAAATGgttttaattttgaagaagtTATCTCCGAAATTTTGGTTGTTATAAACTTAAGGACATTAGAATTTGTGTAGTGGGAGAGTAGAAGTTTATCCAAAATCAAGGATTTTAAAATTGGTTGGATGGGGATACATCTTTCTTATTTAACAAGTAGTATATAATTTTGAGGATATCTAAACAAACTCTTAGTATATAATTTTGAgcaataattttcagtttttaaataacagtatacgtatttttacatattttttcacttatacatatttttaaaaaatacaaataacattattagaacaacattacAAAACAcccccttaaattttttttccatcacaCCTGCgagtttaaattcaaatagGTATTCGTACAAATGAAAAAGTTTACCCTTtccaaaaagaaatataaatcttttgtactaatttttttaatagctgcaagtattttaccaaaatttaaatacaatttttttatggaaaaatttaaatataattagttACACAATGGTCACATATAATAAcatctcataattttttattaaaattgccAAAATGCCTTTTAGCACCccaatatccaaaaaaaaaaaaaaaaaaaaatcatccaaattGCCTAAGTTAAACGAATTTTAGCAACTTGTTATAGTAATTGCTACTAACAAGTTgctcttcatttttttaaataatttctctCACACTCTCCTTGTCTCTTGCACTCTCTTCTATTTTCACActctcaaaactctctctcttagaTCAGCCTAGGGTGGACAATGATTGTGATGGCCTAGGCTTCCAACAGCTAATGATGTACACAAGTCACAGTGGATACGCAAGTTTGtggttgggttgattttggatTGGGCTGCCAAGAAAGGTGTTGCTCGATTGTGGTGGGTTGTGGATTGGCTTTGCTAGGTTTTAGGTGGTGCTTGCTAAGTTTTTTCTACTTGGATTGTGTGTTGGGTTGTTGGATTATGGTGGTGGTTGAGTGGTTGGTTGCTATGGGTTATGCCAGGGGTTGTTGTGGTTGGGTGCCATGGTTGTTGTCTTATTGGTTGTGCCATGGTGATTGGTTGTATGTTAAAATAGGAGATGAGATTTATCATGCATTGTTAAGTGAGatgttaaaatagatatattAGCATTTTGAAGTGCtgaatgttaaattttttagcactctgaatgtgaatgctcttagcaCTGAACCTCCACATCTAACACCATTAAAATCAATGTGAAAGTTAGGAAAAGATGCCAGAGCCACCGTGAGCCAACTAAAACAATAAACTACCTCTAGCAATAAAGGAAACTACCTCTAGTAACAAAGATTAGCAGTATAAACATTAGGAATTActttaaggacaaagtttagttaaaactacaactctactcaatatctttttattggaggtgaattttgacaaatttactattgaattacattttcttcttatatcctctatgtttgaaaaatttctagaaaattaaacatcaatagctatgtcatcggtaaattgtttaaattacaagttttttgttgtttaaaattatgcataaaatataagcttatagatcatatattaaataatacccaattgatacaaaatttgacatatgtattaaaagTGTAAAGAATATACAATTCAATGGTTCAATAGTTAGTGTAGGGACATTGGGCACAGGGGTCCATTATCTATTTGtatattgggcctgtggcctAAGCCGAGGACTAAGAGTCGTCCGAGGAGGAAAAATCTTTGACAGAAAAGATTGTGTTAGTGAATGAAGAAGTTGGTTTTAGTCATAGtggctgtaaggttgaatttattcaaccatctaattggctttattccgtgccaaatttgcttgtaattcagcatttagtaaccctgtatttaggtgggtttgttgtaagggtagtgagtgagatagagtgaagtttgctcaagagtgtgcaagaaaacagagactcgcggcagcaagccgccaaacgcagcacatgtgccaagcatgccagaaggtgaacagtcatgctagctggagcactacaggacaaaacaggacaactggccatacggttatctcgcgactggatctcgcgacttagtcaagccgcgaggtcaagccgcgagccactcttgttttgtaaaacctgacgtttcacattcctctcccacttcagtataaatacccattttacccacaaatgtaagagagcttccagagagaattttgagagagaaaccctaaagaaaaacaagattgattcaccaaaaatctatacattagagtctcttcaaattcctcaactctcttcctctccattgtcaaatccttgagaggcatcttaccaaacctggttctcaccattttcattactgtgagagagttgtttggatttcaGGGAAGCTGTtatgaaggaaccaatctttattggttgatgctacggtctagtagcggaattcggtgagttagaaaagaaaaaggttcggcgcaacctcgttggagcaagaagcttggagggcttaggtgcactgggtagattaggcttggagggtctattgctgtccatgtatcccaactatattttctagtggattgtttatcgcttggagggcggcggagaggttttacgccgagggcttcggtttcctcttcgataacacatcgcatgttgtctttgtgtttgcatcttccttcctctctatctttgcctttctATTATCTGTTGTcgattgtgattttaatttggcttagatagttttaccaattccatattatagtttatgttaagtttccgcacactagttgtttgacataatgcttgaattggttaagttgtaatttgggggtctaaacgttcaagggtgtttatacacatatttgaactttcaatggCCTAGGATGATTGTCTGAGAATGAATGCCTCCTCGGCTAATATAGGCCGAGGTCAAAAGGATTGATCCATTGTTCAGGGGAACATTCTAGGAAGTTCAGTCGGTATAGATAGACACGATAGAGACATAGGAGAGGGagaaatccaaaaatatcttAAGAGAAAGCTACTGcttccgcattaaatgcactgcagctaactctctggctgcattaatgtgaagGTGATGTATGAATAGTGGATTTCAGCCTTATAGCTACTACATAAGGACTTATGGGGAAtgctgatgggataagtatccACACCGACCGTCTGGCATGCACGTGAAAGGTGGAGATGAAAAAGGAaagatagtataaaagaagaaggaggcAGTGAGACAGGGGGAtcgaaaaaaaagagaaaataactGTAGCATCAACAACTGACTTTGTAATCAAATCTGAAAGAAATATATAGGAATAAATCTCCTCGAActttgccgaggacgattttatttattacaaacCTGTCCGTTTACATCTTCTTGTAATCCAAATCTACTTTTGTGTTTGTCCAATCCAttaaagcccagttttccaacccactctctacaaattcattgttttgggctttttgggcctaagtccatttATCTGCTGGACTAGGAATTCAAATCTAGTCCttacagttagattttcaaaatatgtagtaatgttaatttttttgaagaaagttGTAACTTTAGACTATAACcatttttgtagctaaactttatccttactttaatttattaattgataatatttgcTAATCATGTAAAAACAAAGGCTACTTAAGAATCAATCTTTACTCGCCGATTCTACTTTATGGGGTTGATCTTTTGCAGTTGCTTTCTTTggtagtttttccttttctctggcttttaaaaaaaaaaaaaaaaatcacggtTTTGCTTTGTTTGGTGAGTTATCTCATGAGATGGTAGATCTAGTTACTTTTTATGTGATTTCTAAGAATAAAACCCACATAACACATAGAAAATGTGTATGAAATTATAATGAAATTGGCACAAAATAAAGTCCACCATGAACCTGAGAAATTACAACTTAATATATACCATTTTGTTATCTCTCTTTGAAGTAGATTTAACCTCAATCATAGTAGGTTTGTAATGTAAATGCAAGCAATTTTAATTcaacattttactttttgttagaatcttttttattctcttttgtttgtgtttctttataagacaaagacaaaaagttgttggttaattacTTATGCATTATCATGCCTTGGCTCAAGTCCATTTGATTGAACGagacaatttcaaaattaaaaaaaaaaaaaaaaaatccttgacCATGTGTTAAAGACATTGGACACAATTTTTATCTAATGCATTAGTGCAATGAACAGAAACTTAATCCTTTGACATATtgtgagtgaaaaaattgaatttctaaCAATGGAAAAGTTTGATTGGACATAAACttagagtgtgtttggatattacttattttgttaaaaactgaaaacactacaacaaaataatttttaaatgtgtgaatagtgccatgagacccatttttaatgaaagtttcgGTGAAAAAAGAGGTGTTTGAGTCCCGTGAATAGTACACGGGACCCACTGAATAGTCACATTCTAGTGAAAAATTTGGATGGTCGGTCAAAGAGGTAGTGAGTCTCGTGCATTGTGGGTCTTGTGCacagtgcatgggacccactgACAGACAACATCTCACATGAAAACACTgttctcaatttaaaaaaaaaaaaaaaagaaggaaaacacagacgctatccaaacgcacacttaatcTTTTGACATATCATGagtgaaaaaattgaatttccaACAATGGAAATTTAATTTGTCCTTGATGATTTGTCTTTGGGTATAAATGTCATTGACAATTTAGTATGCTCCCTTCAATTAATAGTTAGATTCGAATACAAATCGTCTTTTTCACTTTGCTatgtggttgaatttttttttttctattttatatttggaTTCAGTTGATGGGTGCTCTTCgggcatttgttaatgaacaattttaaagaaagttttgcTACCATTCTTATAggaaatatttaaaattgtcacaaaaatcaattgtttttctcattttgtataataagtttttaaaagtattttataaatgaatactcttaaaacatttgttaagaaaattaaataaataaatagtaagtTATTATAATTGGTAGCGTATGGAATGGaacacaaaaaaatgaaatagacgTCTTTAGAATTTATGAGCTGATATTATTTCACcgtctatttaaagaaaaaaacaaaaaaaatgggcGGGTGGAATTCAATGCAAATTCTTGTGCAATTAAAGGAAGGAAATTTGAAAATGTGCTAAGCAAACATGACTAGAGAAAATCCCAAAGAGCTAGAGAGATCGCAATTTTCATGTTTACACTTTTCACAAccaatttgttatatatatacactgcACGCATTGGAGAAGAAACTATATTGTAGTACAGTTCAATCATTAAAAAGATtacattcaaaaaatttcaacactTTCTGTCTTTGTGGACAAGTAGGAAGTCACAAATCACAAGCACAAATATAAGCTTTTGGTATTAACGGCCCCCTGAGAGAAGTGACTCTGCAATGGAAGACGTATGAGAAAAAGCCTGGTTCGTAGAAGACGGATAGGACATGAAAAAATCATCGAAACCATCCCCATGTGCAAATGTTAAGCCGGTGGAAGAAAGACCAAGCGATGTTAAGTCTGGAAAAGGAACATCACCTTCTAAGTACTGCACAACTTGGCGCATGCTTGGCCTTGCTGCAGCCTCTGAATGAGAGCACAGCAATCCTAGTTTCAAAACCAACTGTAGTTCCTCTGCTACATAATTTGTACCAAACCTTGGATCCCTTGCCTCCATAATTTCGCCTTGGCTCAAATGAGAAAACACCCAATcaaccaaaattgaattttctgaTGGCCCATTTGCCTGTATTGGTCTTCTTCCACAAGCAACCTCGAGCATAAAGGCCCCAAAAGCAAACACATCGGTGCTTGTTGTGGCCTTGCCACTTCGAGTATGCTCTGGCGCAAGATACCCAAGTGTTCCAACCACATGGGTAGTTTGAGGATCAGTTCCATGGTCATATAATCTTGCAAGACCAAAGTCACCTAATCTACCATTCAGTTCACCATCTAGCAAGACATTACTAGCCTTCACGTCTCTGTGAATGACAACCTGATCCCATCCTTCGTGTAGATAAAACAGCCCCGATGCCACACCTTTTATGACTTGAAATCTCTGGCTCCAACTGAGGGTGACCTGAGGTTGATCAAAGAGGTACTTGTCTAGGCTTCCATTGGACATGTAGTCATACACCAAAAGCAATTCTCCTTTTCTTCGGCAATAGCCCAAGAGTGGAACTAAATTTCTGTGGCGAAGCCGACCTATACTCACAATTTCAGCCACAAATTCTCTCATTCCCTGTCTTGATTCATGAGAGACCTTCTTCACAGCAATCTCAATTTTGGAGGTACGTAGTAAACCTTTATAAACCCTACCAAATCCACCACTACCCAATAGTTCTTTGTCCCTAAATCCTTTTGTGGCAATGTAAAGATCTTTGTATTTGAATCTGTGAGGCCCATAGTCAAGCTCCCAGTCTTCTAGCAATTCTGCaaatttcctcttcctttttatGACAAAAGTTATACCTGAAATTGCTACCAAGACTAAACTAACAAGAATTATAGGCAACCCAATTGTCAAAAGTTTAGATCTCTCCTTACCTCGAGGCAGCTTGGGAAGTTGAGAAAGGGCAAGTTCTTGAGCCTTACCATTCATCTTAAAGCTCCAACCCAAAACATAATGGGAAGTAAGGACAGAGCCAGTTGAGGAAGAGAAACCAACATACATGGTTTTGTTAATGATGGGTGAAAGATCACGGGACAAAGACAATAGTGGAATTTTGGGTTTATCAACATTAATTGGAGCTAAAGTGACATTGATTTGCTTCTTGACCCCATCATATTCCACCCAAACTTGCATTGGGTGGCCACTGATAAGGGTCAGATTCATAAAGCCACCACTGTTAGCATAGTAACCTGCTGAGGTAGATTTTGCGGAATCCAAGCTATTGATGTCAACCCCAACATGGTTATCATTGATGTCGTTGAACTCGTGGCTCTGGATCGTATCGAGCTCTATGGCAACTACATGATTGGTGGAATTACCATTGTTGGTCTCATTAAAAAGGCCAAGGTATTGGCTTGGAAGAGATCCCGGAAGCCCTCTCGTTGGAGCAATCACAAAAGCGATCCCATGACCGCTCAGAGTTGGATATTCAGAAACAATGGCAAAGACAAAAGTcgtagagaaagagaaagcaatGTCATTCAATGAGTTCTTGAAGCTTATTGGAGTAGGGTAGAAAGCATGACCCTTTTGCTGTCTGGTGTCATTGGTGAGCTCCAAAAGCCCATTAGAAGTGATTGTGGCTATGCCGTCTAGGCTTAGATTGACTGATCTAAAACCATTGTAAATGAAGTTGGTATCTAGGGAGGCTACAACGCTTATCAGGAGAGGCAGCAGTATTACAAGCTTGGAAAACATGGCTATATTTGCATACacatttcttcttttcattttaagaAATGCAGGGTTGGTTTACATACATCATGTTGAGGAGAACATCATATGTAAATGTAATATGTATTCATACCTAAAGTCAAGCACCCACAATTCATGGGTCACCCGGCAGGGCCCGCACCCGTCACCCAAGTTTCCGAGTAAACGATTTTGACTTTGAAGGAATCTCACATTTTCCATGAAAGTCAGGCTTCCGCTTATTaatcattatttatatataaaccaCGCAAATTGTTATGTCTTATCTTATATGGATGAgatacacttttttattttctttataacaGGCCGGGGAGTTTCCATTAAATAGATGAGAAGTTTCAAAATGgttttaattttgaagaagtTATCTCCGAAATTTTGGTTGTTATAAACTTAAGGACATTAGAATTTGTGTAGTGGGAGAGTAGAAGTTTATCCAAAATCAAGGATTTTGAAATTGGTTGGATGGGGATACATCTTTCTTATTTAACCAGTAGGAGAGTTATTTAGGGGATGACCCTTGgatcaaaatcataaaattataatttgagacCCCAACAGCCCACACCTTTGTAGAAGGAGGTCTTCATTTCATAAAATATCCCTTGTAGAGAAGAATCTAAagtaagctttaaaaaaaaaaaaaaacaatgagatAACCAAATAATGGCATTCAACTTTATACATTGATTAGTGTTAAATAATGGCATTCAACTTTATACATTGATTagtgttagggtcatattttctatgtattgGCATATCTTTTGAccaaatacactttacttgtaatttggtagatctaagatgtgtttaggATATCAACAAGTGTGTTGATAAGACAAAACAAATGGTATCTTTAAAGACATGAAAACCAAATCAAGAAacgagtgaagaaaagttgaTTTAGTGAGTCTCGACACTAGTCTTGACACAAGCTCAACACTAGCACCTATTGAGACTAAATGAGTAATTCTCGACACTAAGCTCAACACCTTTTGATCTATCGAGCTATGTAGATCTAGAATTCTTAGATTAGAATTtcggcccatgatgacttggatTTCTAGGGTTTTATTCACTAAACCTCTAAAGcatataaaaactttattttgaagTCATCAAAGACACAAATACTCAATTTGGAGAACTCATTCACTCTTTGAGAAGCTACTACATTCTTGTGTGCTTTAGGGATTTATAACCAAGTGCTTCCAGATCTTCAACGTATTTTGCAGTGAAAAACTTTGCTTCCAACAACAATCAATCAGTTGCTAGGAAATTAGACACGTACTGGGATTTGTACGTACAGGAAGAAGTctctacaagatcaagttcaaTTAGGGATTGGAGTAAAGGTTCAACTCTAAGTTGGTATTTTGGAAAAGTccagggtagtggtaagatttcttatacttgtaactgcttgattAGTGATTAGTAgatttttgggagtggtgattTAAAATCAGCTGGTGgggggtttttgccttgtgagaggttttcctcattcgtttACAAATCATCacatcaatttaatttccgctgcacttagtttgtttggtgatttgttcatgcctccacgatttgcatgtaatttgacataattaatcaacttgggtaattgaattaattaatcggggttaatctataacccaacaacTAGTTCCTTTGTAAGGCtaacaaaagtttaaatttgtaacaatttataataattaaaaaaaaaacttttaaccaaaaattttcttaggCAATCTAGGATAAATCTTGTCAATTTTCATCTAAGATTACCCATATTTGAGCTAATTTCATGTGGgatgtatttgatttttatttttaaaattttagagggTCATGTCAACGGGTAACCTTAGGGCAAttgttattaaactatttttaaaaattttttaaaccaatttcATGAAAATTGCCCTTAGGGTATTCATTAACATTTCCTAgttttaaataatgaaattgtACTATGGTAGGGTTAAATGTAGTTGTCTacactaattttatatattctaatTCAAGACTCTTGTGCCCTCTGATTAGAGAATTAGTTTGGATGATAATGTAaacattataaattaattttaaattaaaataatcattaacaataaaatttttataattggcaaaacttagatttttttaagaataatgctagagatacaagttattttacaaaaaaaaagttataaactgctaatgtggtgagtgattattggtaaatgaaaaaagtaatattaattatgtgcctagataaaaactaataagaagtttgccacatcaatattttgtaaaaattttgtaaaatagtttgtgattatagcattactcttcttTTAATTGTAGTACAATTTGCCacacaattaaattcaaacacatattaGATTTTctcataaattaattaaaaacacaGTGAATTTAACCAATTgtacaaaaacaatatcatcttTAACGAGgataattagattcaattaactacaattatatatatgaatttaattgaaaattttaatgaattgcatttatggttgtaattaaatttaactatttttttcatttttttattaaaagaaaaacaaggggCTTGCAGTCACAAATGCGATCACTGCCCCCATGTTACTTAAGTCATTGTATTACGTGTCACTCAAGCACTAAtaactaataagtaataagGTTTGGTATTATTCAAACACACAACTTCAGAACTTTGAAATATAATGGATCATAAAGACTCTCTACTA
The DNA window shown above is from Quercus lobata isolate SW786 chromosome 7, ValleyOak3.0 Primary Assembly, whole genome shotgun sequence and carries:
- the LOC115952281 gene encoding L-type lectin-domain containing receptor kinase IV.1-like, translated to MCMQIAMFSKLVILLPLLISVVASLDTNFIYNGFRSVNLSLDGIATITSNGLLELTNDTRQQKGHAFYPTPISFKNSLNDIAFSFSTTFVFAIVSEYPTLSGHGIAFVIAPTRGLPGSLPSQYLGLFNETNNGNSTNHVVAIELDTIQSHEFNDINDNHVGVDICGLVSTKSTSAGYYDNSGGFMNLTLISGHPMQVWVEYDGVKKQINVTLAPINVDKPKIPLLSLSRDLSPIINKTMYVGFSSSTGSVLTSHYVLGWSFKMNGKAQELVLSQLPKLPRGKERSKLLTIGLPIILVSLVLVAISGITFVIKRKRKFAELLEDWELDYGPHRFKYKDLYIATKGFRDKELLGSGGFGRVYKGVLRTSKIEIAVKKVSHESRQGMREFVAEIVSIGRLRHRNLVPLLGYCRRKGELLLVYDYMSNGSLDKYLFDQPQVTLSWSQRFQVIKGVASGLFYLHEGWDQVVIHRDVKASNVLLDGELNGRLGDFGLARLYDHGTDPQTTHVVGTLGYLAPEHTRSGKATTSTDVFAFGAFMLEVACGRRPIQANGPSENSILVDWVFSHLSQGEIMEARDPRFGTNYVAEELQLVLKLGLLCSHSEAAARPSMRQVVQYLEGDVPFPDLTSLGLSSTGLTFAHGDGFDDFFMSYPSSTNQAFSHTSSIAESLLSGGR
- the LOC115952298 gene encoding L-type lectin-domain containing receptor kinase IV.1-like, which translates into the protein MKRRNVYANIAMFSKLVILLPLLISVVASLDTNFIYNGFRSVNLSLDGIATITSNGLLELTNDTRQQKGHAFYPTPISFKNSLNDIAFSFSTTFVFAIVSEYPTLSGHGIAFVIAPTRGLPGSLPSQYLGLFNETNNGNSTNHVVAIELDTIQSHEFNDINDNHVGVDINSLDSAKSTSAGYYANSGGFMNLTLISGHPMQVWVEYDGVKKQINVTLAPINVDKPKIPLLSLSRDLSPIINKTMYVGFSSSTGSVLTSHYVLGWSFKMNGKAQELALSQLPKLPRGKERSKLLTIGLPIILVSLVLVAISGITFVIKRKRKFAELLEDWELDYGPHRFKYKDLYIATKGFRDKELLGSGGFGRVYKGLLRTSKIEIAVKKVSHESRQGMREFVAEIVSIGRLRHRNLVPLLGYCRRKGELLLVYDYMSNGSLDKYLFDQPQVTLSWSQRFQVIKGVASGLFYLHEGWDQVVIHRDVKASNVLLDGELNGRLGDFGLARLYDHGTDPQTTHVVGTLGYLAPEHTRSGKATTSTDVFAFGAFMLEVACGRRPIQANGPSENSILVDWVFSHLSQGEIMEARDPRFGTNYVAEELQLVLKLGLLCSHSEAAARPSMRQVVQYLEGDVPFPDLTSLGLSSTGLTFAHGDGFDDFFMSYPSSTNQAFSHTSSIAESLLSGGR